A stretch of Terriglobia bacterium DNA encodes these proteins:
- a CDS encoding (Fe-S)-binding protein: protein MEPLSAEERRKAFASAKKPDIVRKQRLPVRYHVEDFDITDRPRRFLQAFAAILKHTNYRVALDHYVRVSAKCARCSVKCQVYFATGDERDVPCQRSELLLSVYRRHFTISGVLRARVLGDAGLTDDKIQEMAGAFYNCTACRRCYFECPMGVDHGLITHLGRYILSEIGIVPRALAVSVREQLAGTTGNTSAVPVPALLDTLEFLSEEIKDGIGVDVSFPVDQQGAEYLFLPAVSDFLMEAETLMGNAAVFRATGDSWTIGTGYFDGINYGLFYSDQVLEHVVKKIHTEAQRLGARKILIGECGHASRTAKFFYPTFCGGREALPVVNIMEYTYDAWKKGRLKLKGGAIAERVTYHDPCNIARPGWIVEQPRELLKAICSDYLEMTPNRRDNICCGGGGGTVSIDEIQPYRMLVGGRAKADQIRATGAKYCVAPCANCKKQLRELVAEHGVDCQIVGLHDLLYKAIVFD, encoded by the coding sequence ATGGAGCCGCTGAGCGCGGAAGAACGGCGTAAGGCGTTCGCATCCGCAAAGAAGCCGGACATCGTGCGCAAGCAACGCCTGCCGGTTCGGTACCACGTCGAAGACTTCGATATCACTGATCGACCGCGGCGCTTTCTCCAGGCGTTCGCCGCCATCCTGAAACATACCAACTACCGCGTAGCGCTGGACCATTATGTCCGCGTGAGCGCAAAGTGCGCGCGGTGCTCGGTGAAATGCCAGGTTTACTTCGCGACAGGCGATGAGCGCGATGTGCCCTGCCAGCGGTCCGAGTTGCTGTTGTCCGTGTATCGCCGTCATTTCACCATCTCCGGGGTACTGCGCGCGCGAGTTCTGGGCGATGCCGGATTGACCGACGACAAGATCCAAGAAATGGCGGGGGCGTTCTATAACTGCACGGCTTGTCGCCGCTGTTATTTCGAGTGCCCGATGGGGGTCGATCACGGCCTGATCACGCACCTGGGGCGTTACATCCTCTCCGAGATCGGAATCGTCCCCCGTGCCCTGGCGGTGAGCGTTCGCGAGCAGTTAGCAGGCACGACCGGCAACACATCCGCTGTTCCAGTACCCGCGTTGCTGGACACACTCGAGTTCCTGAGCGAGGAGATCAAAGACGGAATCGGTGTTGACGTGTCATTCCCAGTCGATCAACAGGGGGCGGAATATCTCTTCCTTCCCGCCGTGTCGGACTTCCTTATGGAAGCCGAGACGCTAATGGGAAATGCGGCCGTGTTTCGCGCAACCGGCGATAGTTGGACCATCGGCACCGGATATTTCGACGGCATCAACTACGGATTGTTCTACAGCGATCAAGTTCTGGAACACGTGGTGAAGAAGATCCATACGGAAGCGCAACGCCTGGGCGCAAGAAAGATACTGATCGGTGAATGCGGTCACGCCTCACGCACCGCCAAGTTCTTCTATCCGACGTTTTGCGGCGGCCGGGAAGCCCTGCCGGTAGTCAACATTATGGAGTACACGTACGACGCATGGAAGAAAGGGCGGCTGAAACTGAAAGGCGGGGCCATTGCGGAGCGCGTCACCTATCACGATCCCTGCAACATTGCGCGCCCGGGGTGGATCGTGGAGCAGCCCCGCGAACTTCTGAAGGCAATCTGCAGCGATTATCTCGAGATGACGCCGAACCGACGCGACAACATCTGCTGCGGTGGCGGCGGCGGTACGGTTTCAATTGACGAGATCCAGCCTTACCGCATGTTGGTCGGAGGCAGGGCGAAGGCGGATCAGATTCGGGCTACCGGGGCCAAGTACTGTGTTGCGCCGTGCGCCAACTGTAAGAAGCAACTGCGGGAGCTCGTAGCAGAGCACGGCGTTGACTGCCAGATCGTGGGACTGCATGACCTTCTGTACAAGGCCATCGTGTTCGACTGA
- a CDS encoding helix-turn-helix transcriptional regulator, which translates to MYRFIEPVLLLILKEKGHSYGYELSESLSDYALTDAQIERAALYRTLRTLEEHGHVTSNWETETTGPARRVYSLTKAGHVHLREWAEVMRRLGQSMRAFSKKAAANGIER; encoded by the coding sequence ATTTACCGATTCATTGAGCCGGTGTTGCTCCTGATCCTAAAGGAAAAGGGCCACTCTTACGGATACGAGCTGTCGGAGAGCCTTTCTGACTACGCATTAACCGACGCGCAGATCGAACGCGCCGCGCTGTACCGGACCTTGCGGACTCTCGAAGAACACGGGCACGTAACGTCGAACTGGGAGACGGAGACGACCGGCCCCGCGCGACGCGTGTATTCCCTTACGAAAGCTGGACACGTTCACCTGCGAGAGTGGGCAGAAGTTATGCGACGACTAGGCCAATCGATGCGGGCGTTCTCGAAGAAAGCTGCGGCGAATGGCATTGAACGATGA